DNA sequence from the Thiobacillus sp. SCUT-2 genome:
ACGCTGGTTGTCGGCGAAGACCCGGTCGAAAGCCGCCTTGTCGACCAGCCGTGCATCGCGGAGACGCATGCGTCCCGCGGCATTGGGCTGCGTGTCGATCAGACGGCCAGGCGGGCGCGGCCCTTGGCGCGGCGCGCGTTGATCACCGCGCGACCCGCCTTGGTCTTCATGCGGGCACGGAAACCGTGGGTA
Encoded proteins:
- the rpmH gene encoding 50S ribosomal protein L34, whose protein sequence is MKRTYQPSTVRRKRTHGFRARMKTKAGRAVINARRAKGRARLAV